The DNA window TCGTTCCACCAGTGCCCCGAAACCAGCAGCGCGTGTTCGGACCGGGTCAGCGCGACGTAGCAGAGCCTGCGCTCTTCCTCTGCCTCGCGTTCGGCGAACCCCTCTTCGTGCAGCGCGAGTCCTTCTTGGACTTCCTTGCGGTCCATGCCCTCGGACACGCGCAGCTCCGGCAGGTCCTGCGCGTCACCGCGCAACGCGGCAGGCAGCGCGGTCACCGTGCGGAGCCACGACGACGAGCGCCGCTTGGTCGGGAAGACCTCGCGTACCAGGTGCGGCACGGCGACCACCCGCCATTCGAGCCCCTTCGCGGAGTGCGCGGTGAGCACCTGCACGCGGTCCGGCGCCACCTGCACCTCGCCGGGGGTCAGGCCGTCCTCGGCGTGCGCCGCGGTGGCGAGGTAGTCCACAAAGGACATCAGCGTCGCGGTCGGCGCGTTCTCCGCGTAATCCGTTACCACGTCGGCGAAAGCGTCGAGGTGCGCCCGTCCCGCGCTTCCCGGCCGCGCCAGCGATTCGACGTCGAGCAGCATCGTCCGCTCGACGTCGGCGACCAGTTCGGGCAGCGACTGGTCGAGCCTGCGCCGCAACATGGTCAGCTCGGCGCCGAGCTTGCGGATGCGCCGGTACCCCTCCGGCGAGTACCGCGAGGGCTCGCCGGGATCGTCGAGCGCGTCCACGAGCCCGGTCTGCTCGGCGCGTTCGGCGAACAGCAGCGGATCGGGTTCGGCGCCCGGCCGCGGACCGGCGAGCTGGTTCGCCCGCGACCACAGCGCGGCGAGATCGGACGCGGCGAGCCGCCAGCGCGCACCGGTCAACAACCGCGCCGCGGCCGTGCCCGCCAAGGGGTCCGACAGCACGCGCAGGGTGCTCACGAGGTCGGCGACCTCGGGCTCGTCGAGGAGACCGCCGAGCCCAACGACCTCAACCGGCAGTCCCCGCGCGCGCAGTTCGGCGGCGATCGGCGCCATGTCCGCCCGCCGCCGCACCAGCACCGCCGCGGTCGGCGGGGTCCCGGTCGCGGACACCTCGTCGTGCCAGCGCTCGGCGAGCGCGTCCGCGATCCAGACGCGTTCCGCCCTGATGTCCGGCAACAGCGCGGCCGCGATGTCCGCCGGCCCGGCGCCGTCACGCGCGCGCAGCCGTTCGACGCCGAGTCCTCGCGCGCGCAGCGGTTCGGACATGCCGTTGGCGAGCGCGAGCACCTGCGGCGGGTTGCGGAAGCTCGTCAGCAGGCCGTATTCGCGCGCTGGCACGAGCTTTTCCCCATCCTTGCGAGGAAAGTCGGTGGTGAACCGGGGCAGGTTCGCCGCGCTCGCGCCGCGCCAGCCGTAGATCGCCTGCGCCGGGTCGCCGACCGCCGTCACCGGCATCGGCGCGTTCTCCACGCCGCCGAAAAGCGCGCGCAGCAGCACGCGTTGCGCGTGCCCGGTGTCCTGGTACTCGTCGAGCAGGACGGCGCCGAACCGGTCGCGCTCCCCCTCGACCACCTCGGCGTGCCCGCTCGCGAGCTGCGCCGCGAGCGACATCTGGTCGGCGAAGTCGAGCGCGCCCTCCGCCCGCTTCCGCTGCTGGTACGCGTCTACCAGCGGCAGGAGTTCGAGCCGGAACCTTTGCGCCGCAACGATGTCCGCGAGCTTCTGCGGCAACGCGGCGCGCTGTCCCTTGCCCTTCGGCGCGTGCTCGATCACTTCGCACAGCCACCGTGTGCGCTCTTCCAGCTCGCCGAGTTCGACGAGGTGCTCGCCGAGTTCGCCCGCCAGCGAAAGCACCTGCGCGGTCACCGTCGGGGGCACCTTGTCGGTCTCCAGGTCCTTGTCCCAAGTGGACACCACGCGGTGCGCGATCTGCCACGACGCGGTCTCCGAAAGCAGGCGGACGCCGGGCTGCACGGGAAGCCGGAGCCCGTGCTCGGCGAGCAGGCGCCCCGCGTAGGCGTGGTAGGTCAGCACGGTCGGCTCCCCCGCGAGCACCGCCGCGCGCCGCCCGCCGCCGGGGTCGACCTTATCGAGCAGCCCGGAACCGGCGAGCCGCCGCAACCTCGCCCGCACACGCTCACCGAGCTGGCGCGCGGCCTTGCGGGTGAACGTCAACCCCAGCACCCGCTCGGGAATCACCAGCCCGTTCGCGACAAGCCACACCACCCGCGCCGCCATGGTTTCCGTCTTCCCCGCACCCGCACCCGCCACGACCAACGCGGGCTCGATCGGCGCCGCGATCACCGCCGCCTGCTCCGGCGTCGGCGGATGCAAACCCAGCGCTTCAGCGACATCCGCGGGAGAAACGAGCCCCGTCACGGCCCGGTCACCTGGCGGCCCTCGGGGCGCAGCGGGCAGGACCCGCGCGCCGGGCAGCGGTCGCATTCGGAATTCTCGGTGGCCTGGTAGGCGGGCCCGGACGCCGATTCGGCCGCGGTGCGCACCAGGTCGAGCCACTTCCGCCCGGACTCGGTGTCGAGCGGCGGCTGCTCGCGCAGGGTCGAACCGTGGCGGTTGTGGGACTTCGCCACGTAGACGAGCTTCGCGCCGCCGGGCTCCTTCGCACCCTCGACGGCGCCGAGCAGCACGGCGAGCTGGTAGGCGGCGAGCTGCGGGTGCAGTTCCGCGTCCGCCGCGCTCACCGGCACCTTGCTGGTCTTGATGTCGATGATCACCGGGCGGCCCTGCCCGTCGGACTCGAGCCGGTCGACGCGGCCCTTCAGCCGGATCCGGACCTCGTCCTCCGCGGCGGGCAGCTCGACCTCGATGTCGTGCTCGACGCTGAGCTGGGTCAGCTCGACGCGGCTCTGCTTGAGCCAGGTGACGAAGTTCGCCACCATCTGCTCGACGCGCCGCCGCTCGCGCCGCGAGTACCACGGCGCGCCCGCGTCGACCCGCGCCCACGCGTCGTCGAGCGCCCTGCGCAGTTCCTCGTCACCGGCACCGGTGGCCGCGGCCTGCGCCAGCCCGTGCACGAGCGTGCCGGTGATCGCGGCGAGCTGCGCGGGATCGCTGCCACCGTGCCGCTCGATCAGCCAGCGCAACGGGCACCGCGCCAGCACGTCCACAGTGGACGGAGAGATCTTGATGACGTCGCCCGCACCGTGCAACGGGTCCACAGAGGACGCTTCCGCGATGCCGTACCAGGAGTCCGGGTGCGCGCCGGGCACCCCGGCCGCCGCGAGCCGGGCGAGCTGGCGGGCCGCGAGCTTCCGCCGCGACGGCTCCGTGGTGGCGTCGCACACCGCCGAGCGCAGATCGCCGACCAGCTCCGCCAGCACCAGCGACCGGCCGGGCGCCTTCACGCGCGAATCCTGGCCGGGGTCCTGCCCGCCGTCGTCCAGCTCGTCGAGGAAACGGGACGGCTGCTCGTCTTCCCCCGCCACCGCGCTGACGAGCAGCACCCGGCGCGCGCGGCTCGCCGCGACGTAGAAGAGCCTGCGTTCCTCGGCGAGGATCGGGGCGGTGGCCGAGACCGAGTCGGTGTCCACACCGGACAGCAGGTCGACGAGCCGCTCGACGCCCAGCAGCGAGCCGCGCAGCCGCAGGTCCGGCCAGGTGCCCTCCTGCACCCCGGCGACCGCGACGACCGTCCATTCGCGACCCGCGGCGCCGTGCGCGGTGAGCAGCGAGACGCCGTCGCCCTTCGTCGCCATCGGCGCCAGGCTGTCGCCCGCGATGAGCTGAGACGACAGGTATTCGGCGAACGCGGCGACGCTCGACTTCGGCAACCGGTCGACGTAGCGGCCCGCGGCGTGGAACAGGGCCACGATCGCATCGAGGTCGCGATCCGCTTGCGCGCCAAGGGATCCACCCCGTTCGGCGAGCCGGACCAGCCGCTCCTGAAGCCCGCTGCCCGCCCACAGGTCCCACAAGACCTGCTCGACGCCCTGGCCCGCCACCACCGATTCCCGCGCCTTGGCCAGCAGGCTCGCGACCCGCCGCACCGGCGCCGCTTCCGCGTCGGCGAGACCGCCGAGAAGATCGTTGTCCCGCACCACTTCCACCAGCAGCTCGTCACTGGAGCGCTGGCCGCCGATGGCCACTTCCAGCCTGCGCAGCCCGCGCCGGACGCGGCGCAGCGCGAGCGGGTCCGCGCCGCCGAGTGGAGACGCCAGCAGCATTTCGGTGAGTTCGGCGTCGAGCAGCTCGGGTTCGGCCGCGACGCGCAGCGCGACGAGCAGCGGCCGCACCGCGGGCTGGCGCGAGAGCGGCAGCTCCTCGACGGCGGAAGCGATCGGCACGCCCGCCGCCCGCAAAGCGCGCTGCAGCACCGGGAACGACCGCGTCGGCGAGCGCACGAGCACGCTCATCTCGTGCCACGGCACGCCTTCGACGAGGTTCGCGCGCCGGAGCTGATCGGCGATCCAGCTCGCTTCGGCCGCGGGCGTCGGCATCAGGCGCACCTTGACCGTGCCCGCGCCGTCGCCCGCGAGCGTGGCCACGCGGTGCTTCGACGCACCGGCCATGCTCTTCGCGATCGCGGTCACCGCCTGGTGCACCGGGCCGTTCATCCGGTGCGCCGCAGTGAGCGTGAGGGTGCGCGTGCGCCCGGCGTCCGTGGAAACGAGCAGGCCGGGATCGGCGCCGCGGAAGGAGAACACGGTCTGGTCGGGATCGCCCGCGACCACGAAATCGGCCGCGCCACCGCCGAGCCGGTCGAGCAGCCGGTACTGCAACGGGTCGAGGTGCTGCGCGTCGTCGACGAGCAGGTGCCGGATCCTTGCCTGCTCGCGGGCGGCGAGGTCGGGGTCGGCGTCGAGCGCGAGCAGCGCGGCGGAGACCAGCTCGGCGGCGTCCATGGCCTGCGATCCGGGAACGCCCAGCGCGTTGCCGCCCGCGCCCTGCAACAGCGTGACTTCCTCGTACTGGCGCCAAAAAGTGCCCGCCGCGACCCATTCGACGCGATCCCTGCTGCGGCCGAGCTTGATCAGATCCTCGGGGCCGAGCCCGCGTTCCGCGGCGCGCAACAGCAGGTCGCGCAGCTCCTCGGCGAACCCGGGCACGGCGAGCGCCGGGCGCATCTGCTCCGGCCAGTCGAAGGCGCCGAGGTCGAGATCGCCCGCGAGCAGTTCGCGGACCACGACGTCCTGTTCCGGGCCGGACAGCAGCCGCGGCGGCGGCATCCCGTCGAGCGAGGCCTGCAACCGCAGCAGCCCGAACGCGTACGAGTGCACCGTGCGCACCACCGGCTCGCGCACCGTGCGCGGGGTCTCGTCGCTGATCAGGCGCCGCGTGATGTCGGCACGCAGCGCGTCGGCGGCGCGGCGGGACGCGGTGAGCACCAACAGGTTCTCGGGATCGACGCCGCCCGCGATCCGCGTGACGGCGAGATCGACGAGCAGGCTCGTCTTGCCGGTGCCCGGCGCGCCGAGCACCCGCTGGAATCCCCGTGGCGCTTCGAGCAGGCGCCGCGCGTCCTCGGGCCAGTCGTGCCGTGGCGGAGCCCCGGTGGCCGCGCGGACCAGCCGCGCGCTCACCTGACCGGCCCTACCTCGCTGCACCTTCTGATTGCACCATGTCCACCCCGCGGACCTGCGGCGCCATGCCCATCCGGGGTGCGGCACAGTGGTCGCATGGACGAGCAGCTGCACGAGCGGATCCGCGAGGTGGTCGCCGACGTGCCGCCCGGCAAGGTCGCCACCTACGGCGACATCGCGGCGATCGCGGGCGCGTCGACGCCGCGGCTCGTCGGGCGGGTCCTGTCCGAGGACGGCCAGGACCTGCCGTGGCACCGGATCCTGCGCGCGAGCGGGATTCCCGCGCCGCACATCCGGCACCGCCAGCTCGAACTCCTGCGCGCCGAGGGCGTGCTCGCCGACGGCGACAAGGTCAGCCTGCGCAAGTACCGCTGGCAAGCGTCCTAGGTCACCCTGGCCCTCGCGTCGACGATCAGGTTAGCCTTGCCTAATGACGACCGAGGCGCGCACGAACCGGCCGACCATGGCCTACGACACGCTGCGGGTGAGCCGCCTGGCACGGCTGACCCCGCACATGGTCCGCATCACCCTCACCGGGCAGAACCCGGCGTCGACGCTCGACGTCGGGCCGGACCAGTACACGAAGGTCTTCTTCCCGCTGCCCGGCCAGCGGCGCCCGGTCGTGCCACCGCCGCTCGACAGCACCGACGGCGTGCTCAGCTGGTACCAGCGGTACCTCGCGATGCCCGATGCGCTCAGGCCCCCGATGCGCACCTACACCGTCCGCGCGCAGCGGCCTTCGCTCGGCGAACTGGACATCGACTTCGTGTTGCACCCCGAGCACGCCGGACCCGCGTCGGAATGGGCCGCGAAGGCCGCGCCCGGTGACGAAATCGGGTTCCTGTGCCCGCCGTACGCGTTGTACGACCCGCAGCCCGGCGCCGCGTGGCAATTGCTCGTCGGCGACGAGTCCGCGCTGCCCGCGATCGGCTCCATCGTCGAACAACTCGCGGCCGGGCAACGATTGCGCGCGTTCGTCGAAGTGGCGGGGCCCGAGGAGGAACAGCGCTTCGAAACCCGCGGCGAAGTGCAGATCGACTGGGTGCACCGCGGCGACCGCCCGCACGGCGAAGCCGTCCTTGACGCCGTCAAGGCCGCCGAACTCCCCGACGGCGAGCCCTACGCGTGGATCTCCGGCGAAGCGGACCTGGTGAAGTTCACGCGGCGCCACCTCGTCCGCGAACGCGGCGTCGACAAGCGCTCGATCACGTTCACCGGCTACTGGCGGCGAGGCCGTACCGAAGAGGACACCGGCCGCGAAAACGTCCGCAAGGCCGCCGCGGGCGAGCCCCTCACCGAGGAAGACTGACGAGCGTCCCCGAAAGACACTTCTCCAACGGTCGGGCGATCGTGCGTGATGCCCGGAGGTGGCCTAATGGGGAATCCAGCGCCGCGAACTCCGCTCTGGTAAGGGCTTCCACTGTCTCGGCGGGGATCCGATGATGCCCCGAAGGTGGCCTTCGGGGCATGCGGGAAGCGCGCTCAAGGAAGACTGACGAGGAGTTTCACGAGGGCGCCGAGGCGTTGCCGATCCGGCTGCACAGTGGGGACGCCGAAATCCGCCAGCGGCGCGGCGGTGACCGCACCGACGCAGGCGCACGTGACCGGACCGGATCGCAACGCGGTCAGCAACTCCGCGTGGACGCCGTGAACCCGCGCCAGGTTCAGGAAATTCGCGGCCGCGGGCGCGCTCGTGAAAGCCAGCGCGCGCACGCGGCCGTCGAGCACGCCGTCGATGAGGGCGAAGACGCGCTCGGGTTCGGCCGGGTCGAGCCAGCGGTACGGCTGCACCTCGACGACCTCGGCACCGGCCGCCGACAACGCGGAAGTGTGCTCCGGCAACGGCGATCCGTGCAGCTGCACGGCGACCCGCGCGCCGTCGACCCCGGCCTTCGCCAGCTCCCCGAAAAGCTCGGCGTTGGTTTCCTCCTTCGACGAGTACTCCTCGCGCAGGCCCGCGCCCCGCACCGCGCCGCAAGCCTTCGGCCCGCGCGCGAAGATCCGCGAACCGCCCAGCGCCGTGACGAGCTGTTCGCGAAGGCCCCATCCCTCCGCGGCCTCGGCCCAGCCTCGAAACCCCGCGCCGGTCGTGACCGCCGTGAACGCGACGGGGCGCGCGAGTATGTCTTCGGTCGCTTCGCGCAGGCGTTCGTCGTCGGGCAGCGGCACGATCCTGATCGCGGGCGCGTGCCACACGGTCGCCCCGTGCCGTTCGAGCGCGGCCGTGAACTCCTCCGCCCGCCGCTCGGCGGTGATCCCGATCGTGACGCCGTCCAGCTCACGCATAAGCGGCCCCCATTTCCGCGATCCGCTCGGCCAGCTGCGCCCGCAGTTCGGGCGGGCCGAGCACTTCCAGGTCGGGTCCGAACCGCAGCAGCTCGCCCAGTGCCGACTCGCCCGGTTCCACCGGAAGCTCCACCTCGATCCACCCGTCGTCGTCGGGGCCACCGGCCTGTTCTGCTTCGCTCACCGCTCGCGCGCCGACCGCGCCGGTGTAGAACGGCGCCAGCACGCGCGCCTTCGGCGACATCCGGACGCGCGCGATCCTCGGGAACATCCGCTGTTCGAACTGCTCGGACCACTGCCGCCAGTACTCGCCGAGGTCGAAGTCCGCCGGGCGGTCGAACGGTTCGCCGAGATCGGTCAGGTCGAGGATGCGGGACACCCTATAGGTCCGGTCGCTGCCCTCGCACCGCCCCGCGAGGTACCAGTTGCCCGCCTTGAGCACGAGCCCGAGCGGCTCCAGCTCGCGTTCCACGATCCGCTGGCCCCATCGCTCGTACCGGATCTTCACCCGCCGCGTCTGCCAGACCGCTTCGGCGACCGCGGAAAGCACCGGCAGGCTCTCGATCCCGCGATGCCACCCGGGAACGTCGAGGTAGAACCGTTCGGCGACCTTCCCCGCCCGCGTGCGCAGCTCCTCTGGCATCGCCGCGTACAGCTTGAGCTGCGCCGCCGCGAGCACGGTCCCGAGCCCGAGTTCGGCGGCGGCGACCGGCAGGCCCGCCAGCGACAGCGACTGCGCCTCCTCCTCGGTCAGACCGGTCAGCCGCGTGCGGTACCCGTCGACGAGCTGGTAGCCGCCCGCGCGCCCGCGATCGGCGTAGACCGGCACGCCGGAGGCGGAAAGCGCCTCGATGTCCCGGTAGACCGTGCGCACCGAAACCTCCAGCTCGGTGGCCAGTTCTTCGGCCGTCATGCGCCCGCGGTTCTGCAGCAGCAGGAGGACCGAGAGCAGTCTGCTCGCCCGCATCGGGCCAGTATGCCCCGCATACCTGACACAAGATGACAGGTATGGCCGCGCATGATGAACTCGTCACCGACGAGAGGAGCGCCCGTGGACCGCCGTCAGGTGCTGGCGTACCGGATCGCGGCGCAGGGCCTGCACCGCGAACAGGCCGGTACGGACACAGCCGCCTCGCTCGCCGTGTTCGACCTCGGCGTGCAGGACGGCGCGCGCGACGTCGCACTGCTCGCGCTCACCGCGAGGCTCGACGGCACACCGTCCCTTGTGGACGATCCCGAGCTGGTTCTCGTGTGGTCGCACCGCGGCGCGCAGCACTACCACCGGCGCGCCGATCTGCCCGCCGTGACGCGTTCCTTGATACCGCTGAACGAAGCCGACGCCATGGCACGCCTCGGCTGGCGGGCGAAACAAGCGACGGACGCCGGAATGACGGCGACGGACGCGCTGTTCACCGCGGCACGCGCCATGCGCAAGGCGGTTCCGGGCGCCACCGGCAAGGGCGCGGCGAGCACCGCGATCACGAAGCTCGTGCCCGAGGCACTGACCTACGCCTGCCGGGGCTGCCAGGCCACGCACATCCTGGAGAACCTCTTCCGGCTCTGCGCGCTGCCCGGCGGAGTCCGGCTGGTCCCCGGCGAGTCACCGGCCGTGCTCGCCCCGCTCGAAGGCCGCGGGCGCATCGGCACGAAACCGGATCCCGCCGCGGTGACCGCCACGATCGCCGCCTATCTGGCCCTGCACGGCCCGGCCACGCCCGGCGACGCAGCCGGTTTCGTCGGCACCTCGGCGGCGTCGGCGAAAACCGTGCTGCCACCGGATCTCGTCCCGGTCGACGTCGACGGCAAGCGCGCGTTCATCGCCGCGGAAAACCTTGCCGCGCTGGAAAACCCGCCTGAGCCCGACCTGGTCCGGCTGCTGCCGCCGTGGGATCCGTTCCTGCAGGCACGGGATCGTGCCGTGCTCGTTCCGGATCGCGCGCTGCAGAAGAAAGTGTGGCGGATGCTCGGCAACCCCGGCGTGCTCCTCGCCGACGGCGAAATCAACGGCGTGTGGCGGTCGAAGACGAGC is part of the Amycolatopsis sp. CA-230715 genome and encodes:
- a CDS encoding ATP-dependent helicase encodes the protein MTGLVSPADVAEALGLHPPTPEQAAVIAAPIEPALVVAGAGAGKTETMAARVVWLVANGLVIPERVLGLTFTRKAARQLGERVRARLRRLAGSGLLDKVDPGGGRRAAVLAGEPTVLTYHAYAGRLLAEHGLRLPVQPGVRLLSETASWQIAHRVVSTWDKDLETDKVPPTVTAQVLSLAGELGEHLVELGELEERTRWLCEVIEHAPKGKGQRAALPQKLADIVAAQRFRLELLPLVDAYQQRKRAEGALDFADQMSLAAQLASGHAEVVEGERDRFGAVLLDEYQDTGHAQRVLLRALFGGVENAPMPVTAVGDPAQAIYGWRGASAANLPRFTTDFPRKDGEKLVPAREYGLLTSFRNPPQVLALANGMSEPLRARGLGVERLRARDGAGPADIAAALLPDIRAERVWIADALAERWHDEVSATGTPPTAAVLVRRRADMAPIAAELRARGLPVEVVGLGGLLDEPEVADLVSTLRVLSDPLAGTAAARLLTGARWRLAASDLAALWSRANQLAGPRPGAEPDPLLFAERAEQTGLVDALDDPGEPSRYSPEGYRRIRKLGAELTMLRRRLDQSLPELVADVERTMLLDVESLARPGSAGRAHLDAFADVVTDYAENAPTATLMSFVDYLATAAHAEDGLTPGEVQVAPDRVQVLTAHSAKGLEWRVVAVPHLVREVFPTKRRSSSWLRTVTALPAALRGDAQDLPELRVSEGMDRKEVQEGLALHEEGFAEREAEEERRLCYVALTRSEHALLVSGHWWNESSAKPKGPSEFLTETAELIAGAEESGEPIGVIGAWAEEPPPDEENPLVLDTRTARWPVDPLGPRRGAVAEGADLVMGELATLGEQLDLFGELEEVEDPDGWTADTDVLLAERARAASRTEIVRLPGQLSVSQLVELAGDADALARRLRRPLPVPPNTFARRGTAFHGWLEHRFGGERLLEIDDLPGAADTGEAADADLDALREAFEKSAWANRTPVEVEVPFSTDIDGTTVRGRMDAVFADPDGGWTVVDWKTGAVPEGAKLAASSVQLAAYRLAWAALKGLPLEKVRAAFHYVRQDHTLRPVDLLDADGLRDLLRRVPEL
- a CDS encoding ATP-dependent helicase gives rise to the protein MSARLVRAATGAPPRHDWPEDARRLLEAPRGFQRVLGAPGTGKTSLLVDLAVTRIAGGVDPENLLVLTASRRAADALRADITRRLISDETPRTVREPVVRTVHSYAFGLLRLQASLDGMPPPRLLSGPEQDVVVRELLAGDLDLGAFDWPEQMRPALAVPGFAEELRDLLLRAAERGLGPEDLIKLGRSRDRVEWVAAGTFWRQYEEVTLLQGAGGNALGVPGSQAMDAAELVSAALLALDADPDLAAREQARIRHLLVDDAQHLDPLQYRLLDRLGGGAADFVVAGDPDQTVFSFRGADPGLLVSTDAGRTRTLTLTAAHRMNGPVHQAVTAIAKSMAGASKHRVATLAGDGAGTVKVRLMPTPAAEASWIADQLRRANLVEGVPWHEMSVLVRSPTRSFPVLQRALRAAGVPIASAVEELPLSRQPAVRPLLVALRVAAEPELLDAELTEMLLASPLGGADPLALRRVRRGLRRLEVAIGGQRSSDELLVEVVRDNDLLGGLADAEAAPVRRVASLLAKARESVVAGQGVEQVLWDLWAGSGLQERLVRLAERGGSLGAQADRDLDAIVALFHAAGRYVDRLPKSSVAAFAEYLSSQLIAGDSLAPMATKGDGVSLLTAHGAAGREWTVVAVAGVQEGTWPDLRLRGSLLGVERLVDLLSGVDTDSVSATAPILAEERRLFYVAASRARRVLLVSAVAGEDEQPSRFLDELDDGGQDPGQDSRVKAPGRSLVLAELVGDLRSAVCDATTEPSRRKLAARQLARLAAAGVPGAHPDSWYGIAEASSVDPLHGAGDVIKISPSTVDVLARCPLRWLIERHGGSDPAQLAAITGTLVHGLAQAAATGAGDEELRRALDDAWARVDAGAPWYSRRERRRVEQMVANFVTWLKQSRVELTQLSVEHDIEVELPAAEDEVRIRLKGRVDRLESDGQGRPVIIDIKTSKVPVSAADAELHPQLAAYQLAVLLGAVEGAKEPGGAKLVYVAKSHNRHGSTLREQPPLDTESGRKWLDLVRTAAESASGPAYQATENSECDRCPARGSCPLRPEGRQVTGP
- a CDS encoding MGMT family protein produces the protein MDEQLHERIREVVADVPPGKVATYGDIAAIAGASTPRLVGRVLSEDGQDLPWHRILRASGIPAPHIRHRQLELLRAEGVLADGDKVSLRKYRWQAS
- a CDS encoding siderophore-interacting protein, which gives rise to MTTEARTNRPTMAYDTLRVSRLARLTPHMVRITLTGQNPASTLDVGPDQYTKVFFPLPGQRRPVVPPPLDSTDGVLSWYQRYLAMPDALRPPMRTYTVRAQRPSLGELDIDFVLHPEHAGPASEWAAKAAPGDEIGFLCPPYALYDPQPGAAWQLLVGDESALPAIGSIVEQLAAGQRLRAFVEVAGPEEEQRFETRGEVQIDWVHRGDRPHGEAVLDAVKAAELPDGEPYAWISGEADLVKFTRRHLVRERGVDKRSITFTGYWRRGRTEEDTGRENVRKAAAGEPLTEED
- a CDS encoding uroporphyrinogen-III synthase, translated to MRELDGVTIGITAERRAEEFTAALERHGATVWHAPAIRIVPLPDDERLREATEDILARPVAFTAVTTGAGFRGWAEAAEGWGLREQLVTALGGSRIFARGPKACGAVRGAGLREEYSSKEETNAELFGELAKAGVDGARVAVQLHGSPLPEHTSALSAAGAEVVEVQPYRWLDPAEPERVFALIDGVLDGRVRALAFTSAPAAANFLNLARVHGVHAELLTALRSGPVTCACVGAVTAAPLADFGVPTVQPDRQRLGALVKLLVSLP
- a CDS encoding helix-turn-helix transcriptional regulator; this translates as MRASRLLSVLLLLQNRGRMTAEELATELEVSVRTVYRDIEALSASGVPVYADRGRAGGYQLVDGYRTRLTGLTEEEAQSLSLAGLPVAAAELGLGTVLAAAQLKLYAAMPEELRTRAGKVAERFYLDVPGWHRGIESLPVLSAVAEAVWQTRRVKIRYERWGQRIVERELEPLGLVLKAGNWYLAGRCEGSDRTYRVSRILDLTDLGEPFDRPADFDLGEYWRQWSEQFEQRMFPRIARVRMSPKARVLAPFYTGAVGARAVSEAEQAGGPDDDGWIEVELPVEPGESALGELLRFGPDLEVLGPPELRAQLAERIAEMGAAYA
- a CDS encoding DNA glycosylase AlkZ-like family protein; this encodes MDRRQVLAYRIAAQGLHREQAGTDTAASLAVFDLGVQDGARDVALLALTARLDGTPSLVDDPELVLVWSHRGAQHYHRRADLPAVTRSLIPLNEADAMARLGWRAKQATDAGMTATDALFTAARAMRKAVPGATGKGAASTAITKLVPEALTYACRGCQATHILENLFRLCALPGGVRLVPGESPAVLAPLEGRGRIGTKPDPAAVTATIAAYLALHGPATPGDAAGFVGTSAASAKTVLPPDLVPVDVDGKRAFIAAENLAALENPPEPDLVRLLPPWDPFLQARDRAVLVPDRALQKKVWRMLGNPGVLLADGEINGVWRSKTSGKRLDFTISPFWTLSVAARKAAEEEAARIAKARGFTDVRVTW